The following proteins are encoded in a genomic region of Silene latifolia isolate original U9 population unplaced genomic scaffold, ASM4854445v1 scaffold_79, whole genome shotgun sequence:
- the LOC141640400 gene encoding U-box domain-containing protein 34-like, which produces MNMPPSTVAVAVAAGGNGKGNGSKRAVRWAVENLLPRADRFLLVHVMATITHIPTPSGDRIPIKELESSLRAKYKDDLREKSGEIFAQYKKLYKPGEPSFETLLLEHDNGAAGLVEYMRKSGVRSLVMGSQSINLLWRKFKGPGLPQIVLKGAPDTCDVFVVSKRRVKTKLATSFPSSTSLQSEIQTSGLPTDSNIPVELTTGNTPMTSCSSIEPSMEPSLSSQVSASVSSSDLYGASNIEHDFNHWRSVTSSNTEHISSGRISVPDTHVSYEKFDLHNEVEELRLELQTTIALYSSACQDLVHAKKKVKILSTECDKEAEKINAATEREEILRKIAEVDKVKHLHVMKEVQAAKNLLAKESYERRVAEINARNESKERRRMVEELILTETGTRKYTLDEIETATELFSETRVIGEGGYGKVYKGILDHTSVAIKVLREDATDKKEEFLREVGILSQLRHPNLVLLLGVCPEKGCLVYEYMENGSLDEHIFRRNERPPLPWFVRFRIAFEVACGLAFLHSKKPEPIVHRDLKPGNILLGKNHVSKISDVGLAKLISDNVPDDITMFGNSLLAGTLYYIDPEYQRTGTVRPKSDLYSFGMIILQLLTARRPNGLLLVMENAIESGTLGYILDDSISDWPISEAEELTKLALECCKLRCRDRPDLETGVLPVLKKLADIADASMKSERSSIFAPTHYFCPILHEIMDDPYLAGDGFTYERRAIEAWLEKHDISPVTKQKLQHFNLTPNMTLLTAIQEWRCHLASQNG; this is translated from the exons ATGAATATGCCGCCGAGTACCGTGGCGGTGGCTGTAGCTGCTGGAGGTAATGGTAAAGGGAATGGAAGTAAGCGGGCTGTTCGGTGGGCTGTTGAAAATTTGTTGCCTCGTGCTGATCGTTTTTTGTTAGTCCATGTTATGGCTACCATCACCCACATTCCTACTCCTT CCGGAGACCGTATTCCGATTAAAGAATTGGAGTCAAGCTTAAGGGCAAAGTATAAGGACGACTTAAGAGAAAAGTCTGGGGAAATCTTTGCTCAATATAAGAAACTCTACAAACCAGGGGAG CCATCTTTCGAGACATTACTGCTTGAGCATGACAATGGTGCAGCTGGACTAGTAGAATATATGCGTAAATCGGGTGTCAGAAGCTTAGTCATGGGATCTCAATCAATAAATCTTTTATGGAG GAAATTTAAGGGTCCAGGGTTACCACAAATTGTGTTGAAGGGTGCTCCTGATACCTGTGACGTATTTGTTGTATCCAAACGAAGAGTCAAGACCAAACTAGCCACTTCCTTCCCCTCAAGCA CGAGTTTACAGTCGGAAATTCAGACGTCAGGTTTACCAACTGACAGTAATATTCCGGTAGAATTGACAACAGGCAATACGCCTATGACTTCTTGCTCCTCAATTGAGCCAAGTATGGAACCGTCATTATCTTCCCAAGTGAGCGCATCAGTCTCTTCCTCAGATCTATATGGAGCCTCTAACATAGAACATGATTTTAATCACTGGAGGTCAGTAACTTCATCAAATACAGAACATATCTCATCTGGCCGAATTTCGGTGCCTGATACTCATGTGTCCTATGAAAAG TTTGATTTGCACAATGAAGTTGAAGAACTGAGACTAGAGTTGCAAACAACTATTGCTTTGTACAGTTCAGCTTGTCAAGATCTAGTCCATGCTAAGAAAAAG GTTAAGATCCTTTCCACAGAATGCGACAAAGAAGCAGAAAAGATAAATGCAGCTACAGAAAGAGAAGAAATTCTGAGGAAAATTGCAGAGGTAGATAAAGTGAAGCATTTACATGTAATGAAAGAAGTCCAAGCAGCCAAAAATCTGCTAGCAAAAGAATCCTACGAAAGGCGGGTGGCAGAAATAAATGCTCGAAATGAGTCGAAAGAAAGACGAAGAATGGTGGAGGAACTCATATTAACAGAAACAGGCACTAGAAAGTACACCCTCGATGAGATTGAAACGGCTACTGAATTATTTTCAGAGACTAGGGTTATTGGTGAAGGTGGCTATGGCAAAGTTTATAAGGGCATTCTTGATCACACTTCAGTGGCAATTAAGGTGCTTCGAGAGGATGCTACTGACAAAAAAGAAGAGTTTCTCAGAGAG GTCGGGATATTGAGCCAGTTGCGGCATCCAAACCTAGTGCTGCTTCTAGGTGTATGTCCTGAGAAAGGTTGCTTAGTCTACGAGTACATGGAAAACGGCAGCCTAGATGAGCACATTTTTCGTCGCAATGAAAGACCACCCCTTCCTTGGTTTGTCAGGTTTCGGATAGCATTTGAAGTAGCCTGTGGACTTGCATTCCTACACAGCAAAAAGCCAGAGCCTATAGTTCATCGCGACCTTAAACCTGGCAACATTTTACTTGGAAAAAACCATGTAAGCAAAATCAGTGATGTTGGTTTGGCTAAGCTCATATCCGATAATGTGCCTGACGACATAACCATGTTCGGAAACTCATTATTAGCCGGTACACTGTACTACATAGACCCGGAGTATCAGCGCACAGGCACAGTCAGACCCAAATCTGACTTGTATTCATTCGGGATGATAATTCTTCAGTTATTGACAGCCCGTCGCCCAAATGGGCTTCTACTGGTCATGGAAAATGCAATTGAGAGTGGAACTTTGGGGTATATTCTTGATGATTCTATTTCAGATTGGCCGATTTCAGAAGCGGAGGAGTTGACAAAGCTTGCTTTGGAATGTTGCAAACTTAGATGCAGAGATAGACCTGATCTTGAAACTGGGGTTCTTCCTGTTTTGAAGAAACTTGCTGACATTGCTGATGCTAGTATGAAGAGTGAAAGAAGCAGTATTTTTGCCCCAACTCACTACTTTTGTCCTATCCTTCAT GAAATTATGGATGATCCATACCTTGCAGGAGACGGGTTTACATACGAGCGCAGAGCCATAGAGGCATGGCTCGAAAAGCATGATATATCTCCTGTAACGAAACAAAAGTTACAGCATTTCAATCTCACCCCTAACATGACATTGCTTACTGCCATTCAAGAATGGAGATGTCATCTGGCTTCTCAAAATGGTTGA